TTTGTGACCAGTATAGTTTATCAATAGGATAAGTGGAGGTTCTGTATTGTTATTGGACCTGCACAGCAGTGGGTAGTGTAGAAGGATCAGCGGATGGAACCAGAACCTTTTGATTCAGGCTGCTGGACATCACAGCGTCAAAGGAAAACTACAGATAGTGAAGTTAGTCTGTGAATTATAGAGCTGCAGGTAACATGGTGGATAGATGGACGTCTAGATCTGTCATTGTGAAGCCagcaggcacttcctgtttggaatgccgggggaggggtcactcagtccagttctcatatgcagtcagTGGTTTATACTCACTACTGAGGGAGAAAAAGGAGGAGAACTCACTGCAGGGTTTAGAAATGAATGGATAcgagtgtgtgattgagatcctgcgacagactggcgacccaTCCAGTGTGACCCCGCCTTCGTCCACCAGTGTtagggttaggctccagcacccccgtgaacctgaaagggacaaaacggttcagaaaatgttctccCTGAAGTGACGTTCAATCCGGTGGACTGTAGCTCTGCGGCTCCTGCTGCTCAGAAACAGACTCTGACCCTGAAAGGTCACAGACTCCGTGGTCGTGTATGACGCCATGCCGACTGGGCACCTCTGTAACCTGCCCCGTCCTCCTGCAGCACACCTTGACGGGCCACAGCGGGAAGGTTCTGTCGGCCCGCTTCCTGCTGGACAACGCGCGCATCGTGTCAGGCAGCTACGACCGCACGCTCAAGCTGTGGGACCTGCGCAGCAAAGTCTGTACGTGGTTGAGAGTGGGGGCGGGGCCGGGTGACCCTTTCAGGCTCCACTCTGATCACCTGTTCTCACCTGCACAGGTATGAAGACTGTGTTTGCTGGCTCCAGCTGCAACGACATCGTGTGCACGGAGCAGTGTGTCATGAGTGGTCACTTTGACAAAAAGGTTCGCTTCTGGGACATCAGGTGAGTCCTGCTCAGGTGAAGGCATCACCTGTTCCCTGACCATGAGAGCGGTTCAGCATGCATGTGCATGTGCACGTGTGTTCAGGGCCGAGAGCATCGTACGTGAGATGGAGCTACTTGGCAGAGTCACCTCACTGGACCTGAACCACGACCGCACCGAGCTGCTCACCTGCTCCAGAGACGACCTGCTGAAGATCATCGACCTGCGCAGCAACGCCGTCCGGCAGACGCTCAGGTAACCTCAGGAGGAGGGGCCGAAGTCAGCAGGTCTCCTCtcggaggagcagaggaggtgtAAAGGGGGAGTAGAGGAGGAACATAGTAGGTTTAAAGGAGGAGTAGAGGAGGTGCAAAGGGGGAGTAGAGGAGGAACAGAGGAGGTATAAAGGAGGAGTAGAGGAGGTGCAAAGGGGGAGTAGAGGAGGAACAGAGGAGGTGTAAAGGGGGAGTAGAGGAGGAACATAGTAGGTTTAAAGGAGGAGTAGAGGAGGTGTAAACGGGGAGTAGAGGAGGAACAGAGGAGGTTTAAAGGAGTAGAGGAGGTGTAAACAGGGAGTAGAGGAGGAACAGAGGAGGTTTAAAGGAGGAGTAGAGGAGGTGCAAAGGGGGAGTAGAGGAGGAACAGAGGAGGTTtaaaggaggagcagaggagaggTGTAAAGGAGGAGCAGAGGGGAGGTGCAGGTGTGCAGCAGTGTCACGTTCTCCACCCTGAGGACTGGAGCAGACACACAAAGTGATGCACTGCACACAGGAAGTTGTTCTCATCAACAAACCgctaaaataatcaaaagtcTGACGCGGTGAGCTCCTCCACAACTGGAAGGGTGTAGCTAGANNNNNNNNNNNNNNNNNNAGGAGGAACAGAGGAGGTTtaaaggaggagcagaggagaggTGTAAAGGAGGAGCAGAAGTGGTGCAAAGGGGGAGTAGAGGAACAGAGGAGGTTTAAAGGAGAAGCAGAGGAGTTGCAAAGGGGGAGTAGAGGGGAGGTGCAGGTGTGCAGCAGTGTCACGTTCTCCACCCTGAGGACTGGAGCAGACACACAAAGTGATGCACTGCAGCTCTCACGTCTCCGTTGGCTGAACAGGAAGTTGTTCTCATCAACAAACCgctaaaataatcaaaagtcTGACGCGGTGAGCTCCTCCACAACTGGAAGGGTGTAGCTAGAGCTGCTTCACTGCAGGACTGGGTCCTCTGTCGTTGGTCATCGTGAGGTCAGGTGTAGGAGGCGGGGCCTAGCCCAGCTGCAGCTCCCAGCTGGTGTGGGAGGCGGGGCCTAGCCCAGCTGGGACGCCTACAGGAAGTTCTCGCTCAGACCCATCCGTCCAAACTCAGACCGCCGGAACAAGCAGCTCTAACCATGTTTGTGTCTTCAGCGCTCAGGGCTTCAAGTGTGGAGCCGACTGGACCCGAGTCACCTTCAGGTGAGCCTTGGGTTCTGGGTTCTGTTCTTGTTTGGGGGGAACCGCTGACGTCTGTCTTCTACTGCTTGCAGTCCGGACGGCAGCTACGTGATCGGAGGCTCCGCTGATGGAGCTCTGTACATCTGGAACGTCCTGACGGGGAAGGTGGACCGGGTTCTGGACCGGAACCACAAGTGAGAACACctccacctacacacacagCTGTTCTGTCAGCTGATTTCTGTGAGTTCTGATCTGAGATCCAGATGCTGCTCACAGCAGTCGGTTTACATCGTCCCAAAGAACAAGATTAGCTCAGAACAATGACTCACTCCTTATACCGGGAGGAGGGCCTAATGGACTCACCTGAGCAGGTCGGAc
Above is a window of Oryzias melastigma strain HK-1 unplaced genomic scaffold, ASM292280v2 sc02787, whole genome shotgun sequence DNA encoding:
- the LOC112139154 gene encoding autophagy-related protein 16-1 (The sequence of the model RefSeq protein was modified relative to this genomic sequence to represent the inferred CDS: added 94 bases not found in genome assembly), yielding MTPCRLGTSVTCPVLLQHTLTGHSGKVLSARFLLDNARIVSGSYDRTLKLWDLRSKVCMKTVFAGSSCNDIVCTEQCVMSGHFDKKVRFWDIRAESIVREMELLGRVTSLDLNHDRTELLTCSRDDLLKIIDLRSNAVRQTLSAQGFKCGADWTRVTFSPDGSYVIGGSADGALYIWNVLTGKVDRVLDRNHNSAINSVSWSPSGTYVVSVEKGSRAILWSDV